The following proteins come from a genomic window of Acanthopagrus latus isolate v.2019 chromosome 5, fAcaLat1.1, whole genome shotgun sequence:
- the fancc gene encoding Fanconi anemia group C protein isoform X2, whose amino-acid sequence MSQLQPVIQLQSMAEPLLNIQEMQVWLDKAVAWGQADSPDTQRDTCLHLNRLRDLLQQLLTNMNNMSSTTETMKTLPFLGQFLGRLCWNPCVTADATSRRLLFQCLWGLYSEHPGNAVERKANQWIRKVLCQLATEDDDAAAQAVMKNMGVPPEEYYLKVLRKKVALLQENIGKSCSSLGDINQRCSCDSILATSEACVPLVTCPEAAPLIGALLQQPVTCVRAALSEDFLDALSSAYSSQCSSLEEQTVISLWYHNLSSLEEAVLSQLEDVVTNKGSTPQRLEEQLAQSLLPKACAQHCSIFLVVKDIFRSILKQAEGVEPVKHLIQTFTSCFLRELALLQNQTSISLKALFPESPQSLLLPLLTLPSEMSQEAWRRHLNWLSGSLQRLTEEEEEGDGDGSSSSKRHHTVFEAWFLLVQCGHWVQVAVQLLVTSEPEDCGPLLWLLTFYHHPTNRWHHRELQLMHAKEAWDHLHSFFLISARPLPVDCLQSLVFLLSSTQPQQPSPSPLLILDLLVNFAVFSQHSLSASTQILQAVVDQSGLVDEAACVLSSLRPRLNEGSRSSDDCNRVHLRIKALQNTLVHSV is encoded by the exons ATGTCTCAGCTGCAGCCAGTGATCCAGCTGCAATCAATGGCAGAGCCCCTGTTGAACATCCAGGAGATGCAGGTCTGGCTGGACAAAGCAGTGGCGTGGGGCCAGGCTGACAGCCCAGACACTCAAAGAGACACCTGCCTGCACTTAAACAGACTGAGGGATTTACTCCAGCAACTCCTCACAAATATGAACAACATG AGCTCCACAACAGAGACCATGAAGACGCTGCCCTTCCTAGGCCAGTTTCTTGGCCGACTGTGCTGGAACCCCTGTGTCACTGCTGATG CTACCAGCAGAAGGTTGTTGTTCCAGTGTCTGTGGGGACTGTACTCAGAGCATCCAGGAAATGCTGTGGAAAGAAAAGCCAACCAGTGGATACGG AAAGTGTTGTGTCAGCTTGCTACAGAGGACGACGATGCTGCAGCGCAGGCGGTAATGAAGAATATGGGTGTCCCACCTGAAGAATACTATCTCAAAGTCCTGAGAAAG AAGGTGGCACTGCTGCAAGAAAACATTGGGAAGAGCTGTAGTTCTCTGGGTGACATTAATCAAAG GTGTTCATGTGACAGCATTCTGGCCACATCAGAGGCTTGCGTCCCCCTGGTTACTTGTCCCGAGGCTGCTCCTCTTATTggtgctctgctgcagcagccggTGACTTGTGTCAGGGCAGCACTTAGTGAAGACTTCCTGGATGCTCTGAGCTCTGCCTAC tccaGCCAGTGCTCGTCTTTGGAGGAGCAGACAGTAATCTCTCTGTGGTATCATAACCTGTCCAGCCTGGAGGAGGCAGTGCTCAGTCAGCTGGAGGATGTTGTCACCAACAAAGGGTCGACACCACAGAGGCTAGAGGAGCAACTGGCACAGTCACTGCTG cctAAAGCCTGTGCTCAGCACTGCTCCATATTCCTGGTTGTGAAAGACATCTTCAG gtcCATCCTCAAGCAAGCTGAAGGGGTCGAGCCTGTGAAGCATCTTATCCAAACATTTACAAGCTGTTTCCTCAGAGAGCTGGCGCTGCTGCAGAATCAG aCGAGCATCTCTTTGAAGGCCTTGTTCCCAGAGTCACCTCAGagtctgctgcttcctctcttgACCCTGCCGTCAG AGATGTCTCAGGAGGCCTGGAGACGTCACCTGAACTGGCTCAGTGGCTCATTacagagactgacagaggaggaagaggagggagacggagacggcagcagcagcagcaa GAGGCATCACACAGTGTTTGAGGCCTGGTTCCTGCTGGTTCAGTGTGGCCACTGGGTGCAggtggctgtccagctgctAGTGACATCAGAGCCTGAGGACTGTGGGCCCCTCCTGTGGCTGCTGACCTTCTACCACCACCCCACCAATCGGTGGCACCACAGAGAACTGCAGCTG ATGCACGCCAAAGAAGCTTGGGACCACCTACACTCATTTTTCTTGATCTCAGCTCGTCCTCTTCCTGTTGACTGCCTCCAATCACTGGTCTTTCTGCTTTCGTCAACACAACCTCAGCAACCGTCACCGTCTCCATTATTGATCCTCGACCTCTTAGTCAACTTTGCTGTTTTCTCCCAACACTCGTTGAGTGCATCAACGCAGATTTTACAGGCG
- the fancc gene encoding Fanconi anemia group C protein isoform X1 has product MSQLQPVIQLQSMAEPLLNIQEMQVWLDKAVAWGQADSPDTQRDTCLHLNRLRDLLQQLLTNMNNMSSTTETMKTLPFLGQFLGRLCWNPCVTADATSRRLLFQCLWGLYSEHPGNAVERKANQWIRKVLCQLATEDDDAAAQAVMKNMGVPPEEYYLKVLRKKVALLQENIGKSCSSLGDINQRCSCDSILATSEACVPLVTCPEAAPLIGALLQQPVTCVRAALSEDFLDALSSAYLSQCSSLEEQTVISLWYHNLSSLEEAVLSQLEDVVTNKGSTPQRLEEQLAQSLLPKACAQHCSIFLVVKDIFRSILKQAEGVEPVKHLIQTFTSCFLRELALLQNQTSISLKALFPESPQSLLLPLLTLPSEMSQEAWRRHLNWLSGSLQRLTEEEEEGDGDGSSSSKRHHTVFEAWFLLVQCGHWVQVAVQLLVTSEPEDCGPLLWLLTFYHHPTNRWHHRELQLMHAKEAWDHLHSFFLISARPLPVDCLQSLVFLLSSTQPQQPSPSPLLILDLLVNFAVFSQHSLSASTQILQAVVDQSGLVDEAACVLSSLRPRLNEGSRSSDDCNRVHLRIKALQNTLVHSV; this is encoded by the exons ATGTCTCAGCTGCAGCCAGTGATCCAGCTGCAATCAATGGCAGAGCCCCTGTTGAACATCCAGGAGATGCAGGTCTGGCTGGACAAAGCAGTGGCGTGGGGCCAGGCTGACAGCCCAGACACTCAAAGAGACACCTGCCTGCACTTAAACAGACTGAGGGATTTACTCCAGCAACTCCTCACAAATATGAACAACATG AGCTCCACAACAGAGACCATGAAGACGCTGCCCTTCCTAGGCCAGTTTCTTGGCCGACTGTGCTGGAACCCCTGTGTCACTGCTGATG CTACCAGCAGAAGGTTGTTGTTCCAGTGTCTGTGGGGACTGTACTCAGAGCATCCAGGAAATGCTGTGGAAAGAAAAGCCAACCAGTGGATACGG AAAGTGTTGTGTCAGCTTGCTACAGAGGACGACGATGCTGCAGCGCAGGCGGTAATGAAGAATATGGGTGTCCCACCTGAAGAATACTATCTCAAAGTCCTGAGAAAG AAGGTGGCACTGCTGCAAGAAAACATTGGGAAGAGCTGTAGTTCTCTGGGTGACATTAATCAAAG GTGTTCATGTGACAGCATTCTGGCCACATCAGAGGCTTGCGTCCCCCTGGTTACTTGTCCCGAGGCTGCTCCTCTTATTggtgctctgctgcagcagccggTGACTTGTGTCAGGGCAGCACTTAGTGAAGACTTCCTGGATGCTCTGAGCTCTGCCTACCTCAG CCAGTGCTCGTCTTTGGAGGAGCAGACAGTAATCTCTCTGTGGTATCATAACCTGTCCAGCCTGGAGGAGGCAGTGCTCAGTCAGCTGGAGGATGTTGTCACCAACAAAGGGTCGACACCACAGAGGCTAGAGGAGCAACTGGCACAGTCACTGCTG cctAAAGCCTGTGCTCAGCACTGCTCCATATTCCTGGTTGTGAAAGACATCTTCAG gtcCATCCTCAAGCAAGCTGAAGGGGTCGAGCCTGTGAAGCATCTTATCCAAACATTTACAAGCTGTTTCCTCAGAGAGCTGGCGCTGCTGCAGAATCAG aCGAGCATCTCTTTGAAGGCCTTGTTCCCAGAGTCACCTCAGagtctgctgcttcctctcttgACCCTGCCGTCAG AGATGTCTCAGGAGGCCTGGAGACGTCACCTGAACTGGCTCAGTGGCTCATTacagagactgacagaggaggaagaggagggagacggagacggcagcagcagcagcaa GAGGCATCACACAGTGTTTGAGGCCTGGTTCCTGCTGGTTCAGTGTGGCCACTGGGTGCAggtggctgtccagctgctAGTGACATCAGAGCCTGAGGACTGTGGGCCCCTCCTGTGGCTGCTGACCTTCTACCACCACCCCACCAATCGGTGGCACCACAGAGAACTGCAGCTG ATGCACGCCAAAGAAGCTTGGGACCACCTACACTCATTTTTCTTGATCTCAGCTCGTCCTCTTCCTGTTGACTGCCTCCAATCACTGGTCTTTCTGCTTTCGTCAACACAACCTCAGCAACCGTCACCGTCTCCATTATTGATCCTCGACCTCTTAGTCAACTTTGCTGTTTTCTCCCAACACTCGTTGAGTGCATCAACGCAGATTTTACAGGCG
- the fancc gene encoding Fanconi anemia group C protein isoform X3, protein MSQLQPVIQLQSMAEPLLNIQEMQVWLDKAVAWGQADSPDTQRDTCLHLNRLRDLLQQLLTNMNNMSSTTETMKTLPFLGQFLGRLCWNPCVTADATSRRLLFQCLWGLYSEHPGNAVERKANQWIRKVLCQLATEDDDAAAQAVMKNMGVPPEEYYLKVLRKKVALLQENIGKSCSSLGDINQRCSCDSILATSEACVPLVTCPEAAPLIGALLQQPVTCVRAALSEDFLDALSSAYLSQCSSLEEQTVISLWYHNLSSLEEAVLSQLEDVVTNKGSTPQRLEEQLAQSLLPKACAQHCSIFLVVKDIFRSILKQAEGVEPVKHLIQTFTSCFLRELALLQNQTSISLKALFPESPQSLLLPLLTLPSEMSQEAWRRHLNWLSGSLQRLTEEEEEGDGDGSSSSKRHHTVFEAWFLLVQCGHWVQVAVQLLVTSEPEDCGPLLWLLTFYHHPTNRWHHRELQLHCTEV, encoded by the exons ATGTCTCAGCTGCAGCCAGTGATCCAGCTGCAATCAATGGCAGAGCCCCTGTTGAACATCCAGGAGATGCAGGTCTGGCTGGACAAAGCAGTGGCGTGGGGCCAGGCTGACAGCCCAGACACTCAAAGAGACACCTGCCTGCACTTAAACAGACTGAGGGATTTACTCCAGCAACTCCTCACAAATATGAACAACATG AGCTCCACAACAGAGACCATGAAGACGCTGCCCTTCCTAGGCCAGTTTCTTGGCCGACTGTGCTGGAACCCCTGTGTCACTGCTGATG CTACCAGCAGAAGGTTGTTGTTCCAGTGTCTGTGGGGACTGTACTCAGAGCATCCAGGAAATGCTGTGGAAAGAAAAGCCAACCAGTGGATACGG AAAGTGTTGTGTCAGCTTGCTACAGAGGACGACGATGCTGCAGCGCAGGCGGTAATGAAGAATATGGGTGTCCCACCTGAAGAATACTATCTCAAAGTCCTGAGAAAG AAGGTGGCACTGCTGCAAGAAAACATTGGGAAGAGCTGTAGTTCTCTGGGTGACATTAATCAAAG GTGTTCATGTGACAGCATTCTGGCCACATCAGAGGCTTGCGTCCCCCTGGTTACTTGTCCCGAGGCTGCTCCTCTTATTggtgctctgctgcagcagccggTGACTTGTGTCAGGGCAGCACTTAGTGAAGACTTCCTGGATGCTCTGAGCTCTGCCTACCTCAG CCAGTGCTCGTCTTTGGAGGAGCAGACAGTAATCTCTCTGTGGTATCATAACCTGTCCAGCCTGGAGGAGGCAGTGCTCAGTCAGCTGGAGGATGTTGTCACCAACAAAGGGTCGACACCACAGAGGCTAGAGGAGCAACTGGCACAGTCACTGCTG cctAAAGCCTGTGCTCAGCACTGCTCCATATTCCTGGTTGTGAAAGACATCTTCAG gtcCATCCTCAAGCAAGCTGAAGGGGTCGAGCCTGTGAAGCATCTTATCCAAACATTTACAAGCTGTTTCCTCAGAGAGCTGGCGCTGCTGCAGAATCAG aCGAGCATCTCTTTGAAGGCCTTGTTCCCAGAGTCACCTCAGagtctgctgcttcctctcttgACCCTGCCGTCAG AGATGTCTCAGGAGGCCTGGAGACGTCACCTGAACTGGCTCAGTGGCTCATTacagagactgacagaggaggaagaggagggagacggagacggcagcagcagcagcaa GAGGCATCACACAGTGTTTGAGGCCTGGTTCCTGCTGGTTCAGTGTGGCCACTGGGTGCAggtggctgtccagctgctAGTGACATCAGAGCCTGAGGACTGTGGGCCCCTCCTGTGGCTGCTGACCTTCTACCACCACCCCACCAATCGGTGGCACCACAGAGAACTGCAGCTG CACTGTACCGAAGTTTAG